One genomic segment of Candidatus Neomarinimicrobiota bacterium includes these proteins:
- the thpR gene encoding RNA 2',3'-cyclic phosphodiesterase, producing the protein MTADRLKRTFLAVELPYQVKQVVLQLQTTVEAKPKVVKWMKAANIHLTLRFIGATPEEEIPKINAALAEVVKGYRDIKLRVKGTGVFPKPQRPRILWLGIEGSVDPLRDLVTGINRALDEMGYPAEKRQYTPHITIARINYPQRVTPDVTAFLNCEYEPIDLSVENVKFFQSDLVPGGPIYTLLGVYHLTPEATNAKDQ; encoded by the coding sequence ATGACAGCTGACCGTCTCAAAAGAACATTTTTAGCGGTTGAACTGCCCTATCAGGTAAAGCAAGTGGTGCTCCAGTTGCAGACGACTGTGGAAGCGAAACCGAAAGTGGTAAAGTGGATGAAAGCGGCCAACATTCATCTGACGCTCAGGTTTATCGGTGCCACGCCGGAGGAAGAGATTCCGAAAATCAACGCCGCCCTCGCCGAGGTTGTGAAAGGTTATCGCGACATAAAGTTGCGCGTGAAGGGGACGGGAGTATTCCCCAAGCCGCAGCGTCCGCGGATTCTGTGGCTCGGTATCGAAGGGAGTGTGGATCCGCTTCGTGATCTTGTAACCGGTATCAATAGAGCTCTGGATGAGATGGGGTATCCAGCCGAGAAAAGGCAATACACGCCCCATATCACCATCGCCCGAATCAATTATCCGCAGCGGGTGACGCCCGATGTTACCGCCTTCCTCAACTGTGAATACGAGCCGATTGACCTCAGCGTGGAAAATGTGAAATTCTTTCAAAGTGATCTAGTTCCCGGCGGACCGATCTATACACTTCTGGGCGTTTATCATTTGACCCCGGAAGCGACGAACGCGAAGGATCAGTAA